A portion of the Treponema rectale genome contains these proteins:
- a CDS encoding Rpn family recombination-promoting nuclease/putative transposase, producing the protein MSSKNVFFGPAPKIYLITIRRVKADGELHEQERDVSKIWKNGEIRISILGFENQTRQDSDMPLRIISYDGASYKQEFLDKSNTKRYPVATLVLYFGTDSKWTAPKSLYECFDVPKELKPFVSDYKINVFDIAWLDDETISLFKSDFKFVAKYFQTKRLNKDYIPTSGELLHADSLMKLFTALTGDNSFETAYDEGNFKNKGGVTMCDVVERIENRGKADIIRKMLDAKALTVEQIADILKLPVEEVKKITQMVPVLN; encoded by the coding sequence ATAAGTTCAAAAAATGTCTTTTTCGGGCCCGCCCCGAAAATCTATTTAATTACAATACGTCGAGTCAAGGCAGACGGTGAGCTTCATGAACAGGAACGAGATGTTTCTAAAATCTGGAAGAATGGGGAAATCCGTATTTCTATTCTAGGTTTTGAAAATCAGACAAGACAGGATTCTGATATGCCGTTACGTATTATTAGCTATGACGGTGCATCATACAAACAGGAGTTTCTGGATAAATCAAATACAAAAAGATATCCTGTCGCAACTCTTGTTTTATATTTTGGAACTGATTCAAAATGGACTGCTCCAAAGTCTTTATATGAATGTTTTGATGTTCCAAAAGAATTAAAACCGTTCGTAAGTGATTATAAAATTAACGTATTTGATATTGCCTGGCTTGACGATGAAACAATAAGTCTATTTAAGAGCGATTTTAAATTTGTTGCTAAGTATTTTCAGACAAAACGTTTGAACAAAGATTACATACCTACAAGCGGGGAACTCCTGCATGCAGATTCATTAATGAAATTGTTTACTGCATTAACAGGTGACAATTCTTTTGAAACGGCTTATGATGAAGGTAACTTCAAGAATAAAGGAGGTGTTACTATGTGCGATGTTGTAGAGAGAATTGAGAACAGAGGAAAAGCTGATATCATCCGAAAGATGCTTGATGCAAAAGCATTAACTGTTGAACAGATTGCAGATATTTTAAAACTTCCTGTTGAAGAAGTTAAGAAAATTACACAGATGGTTCCTGTTTTGAATTAA
- a CDS encoding heavy-metal-associated domain-containing protein has product MGTYVICAVLAVIVIFAVKSGLSHFKGEGGCCGGGGGSIIVQKKLNGPVILKKSFIIKGMKCDNCRIRAQNALNEIEGVLAKVNLKKGRADISCDRKVDDEVIKAAVEKCGYSVSE; this is encoded by the coding sequence ATGGGAACTTATGTTATATGTGCTGTGCTTGCTGTAATTGTAATATTTGCCGTAAAAAGCGGACTGTCTCATTTTAAGGGTGAGGGAGGATGCTGCGGTGGCGGCGGCGGTTCAATAATAGTTCAGAAAAAACTTAATGGACCTGTAATTCTTAAAAAGAGTTTTATCATAAAGGGAATGAAATGTGATAACTGCAGGATAAGGGCACAGAATGCTCTTAATGAAATAGAAGGGGTTCTTGCAAAAGTGAATCTAAAAAAAGGCCGTGCAGATATATCCTGTGACCGTAAGGTTGATGATGAAGTGATTAAGGCTGCAGTAGAAAAATGCGGTTACAGTGTGTCTGAATAA